A single Numenius arquata chromosome 1, bNumArq3.hap1.1, whole genome shotgun sequence DNA region contains:
- the BOC gene encoding brother of CDO — MAMTHGKKRPMSPIPCLILAATAYFAKLSESLQVTVQPASIVQKLGGPVSLGCVVDPPRVNLTWRLNGKELAGSDEVLGIHIERGKLVITALNNHTVGRYQCIARVPEGVIASVPAVVTLANLKDFKFDGQHVIEVDEGNTAVIACDLPESHPKAQVRYSVKQEWLEASRDNYLIMPSGNLQIVNASQEDEGTYKCAAYNPVTQEVKTSVSSERLRVRRSTAEAARIIYPPEAQTIIVTKGQSLILECVASGIPPPRVTWAKDGSSVSAYNKTRFLLSNLLIDPTSEEDSGTYSCTADNGVGEAGAAFIFYNVQVFEPPEVTMELSQQIIPWGQSAKFTCEVRGNPQPSVMWLRNAVPLSASHRLRLSRRALRLVSVGPEDDGIYQCMAENEVGSAQAMVQLRTARPGATLNPGRDAQLSSAQPPTPPSRDSALKLPLDKAGLLKPGTTPLAASLQCAANRELVSPAEAPIILSSPRTSKTDSYDLVWRPRPDSKAPILYYVVKHRKQVTNASDSWAVRDVPASQHRLTLTRLDPGSLYEVEMAAHNCAGEGQTAMVTFRTGRRPKPEIVASKEQQIQRDDPGTSTQSSNQSDNSRLSPPEAPDRPTISMASETSVYVTWIPRGNGGFPIQSFRVEYKKLKKLGDWVLATSDIPPSRLSVEIPGLEKGTSYKFRVRALNILGESEPSAASRPYVVSGYSNRVYERPVAGPYITFTDAINETTIMLKWMYIPASNNNTPIHGFYIYYRPTDSDNDSDYKKDVVEGDRYWHSISHLQPETSYDIKMQCFNEGGESEFSNVMICETKARKSLGLPGRLPPSTVPPQQHPPLSGGHSGLGTGAMVARSSDLPYLIVGVVLGSIVLLIVAFIPFCLWRAWSKQKQTIDMGFPGAGLLVSSCQYTMVPLRGISAPRANGHPYVNGQPYANGAHLNGICPSAGVGYASTKPRDYSPDEVPQSHEETNALLQARVLQNGNAQQDYQPSRLPNSRTEDSSFLYSLPDDSTHQLLQPQDDCPHLQEHFVGLHHPVMGSKVGGPSLDVRRDPLFHQGSPCCLGLVPVEEVERLDCCQSRGDLHPQNPVITSLGHNLPRHLNGSPPPLRPLETHSPTS; from the exons ATGGCAATGACACATGGAAAGAAGAGACCCATGTCCCCTATCCCTTGCCTCATCCTTGCAGCCACTGCCTATTTTGCCAAACTGA GTGAATCTCTGCAGGTCACAGTGCAACCTGCCTCCATTGTCCAAAAGCTTGGGGGCCCAGTCAGCCTGGGGTGTGTGGTGGATCCCCCCAGAGTGAACCTCACCTGGAGACTGAACGGGAAGGAGCTGGCTGGATCGGATGAGGTGCTGGGTATCCACATCGAGCGAGGGAAGCTTGTCATCACAGCTCTCAACAACCACACTGTGGGGCGATACCAGTGCATTGCTCGTGTGCCCGAAGGAGTCATTGCCAGTGTCCCTGCAGTGGTCACGTTAGCTA ATCTCAAAGATTTCAAGTTTGACGGCCAGCATGTGATTGAGGTGGATGAAGGGAACACGGCTGTGATAGCCTGCGACCTGCCTGAAAGTCACCCCAAGGCTCAGGTCCGCTACAGTGTGAAGCAGGAGTGGCTGGAGGCCTCCCGAG ACAATTACCTTATCATGCCATCCGGGAACCTTCAGATCGTCAATGCCAGCCAAGAGGATGAAGGGACTTACAAATGTGCTGCCTACAACCCCGTGACACAGGAGGTGAAAACCTCAGTCTCCAGTGAGAGGCTCCGTGTGAGAC GCTCCACAGCAGAGGCTGCCAGGATAATCTACCCCCCCGAAGCTCAGACCATCATTGTCACCAAGGGCCAAAGCCTCATCCTGGAGTGTGTGGCCAGCGGGATCCCCCCGCCCCGGGTCACCTGGGCCAAAGATGGCTCCAGTGTCTCCGCGTACAACAAGACGCGCTTCCTGCTCAGCAACCTCCTGATTGACCCCACAAGTGAGGAGGACTCTGGTACCTACAGCTGCACAGCTGACAATGGGGTTGGGGAGGCTGGAGCCGCATTCATCTTCTACAACGTGCAGGTGTTTG AGCCCCCGGAGGTCACCATGGAGCTGTCCCAGCAGATCATTCCCTGGGGCCAGAGCGCCAAGTTCACCTGTGAGGTGCGAGGGAATCCCCAGCCCTCTGTCATGTGGCTGCGCAATGCCGTCCCCCTCTCCGCCAGCCACCGGCTCCGGCTCTCCCGCAGAGCACTGCGGCTGGTCAGCGTGGGGCCCGAGGATGACGGCATATACCAGTGCATGGCAGAGAATGAGGTTGGCAGTGCACAAGCCATGGTGCAACTGAGGACAGCACGGCCAG GAGCTACACTCAACCCTGGGCGAGATGCCCAGCTGAGCTCAGCTCAGCCTCCAACACCACCTTCCAGGGATAGTGCCTTAAAGCTGCCCCTGGATAAAGCTGGACTGCTAAAGCCTGGGACGACCCCGCTGGCAGCGTCTCTGCAGTGTGCAGCCAACAGGGAGCTGGTGTCTCCAGCTGAGGCCCCCATCATCCTCAGTTCTCCCCGGACATCCAAGACAGACAGCTACGATCTGGTGTGGAGACCCCGGCCTGACAGCAAAGCCCCCATCCTCTATTATGTGGTGAAGCATCGCAAG CAGGTCACCAATGCCTCGGACAGCTGGGCAGTGAGGGACGTCCCAGCCTCGCAGCACCGCCTGACCCTCACAAGGCTGGACCCTGGGAGCCTCTATGAGGTGGAGATGGCTGCTCACAACTGTGCCGGCGAGGGACAGACGGCCATGGTGACCTTTCGGACTG GCCGGCGGCCAAAACCGGAGATTGTTGCCAGCAAAGAGCAGCAAATCCAGAGGGATGACCCAGGCACGAGCACTCAGAGCAGTAACCAGTCTGACAACAGCCGTCTGTCCC CTCCAGAGGCACCGGACCGTCCAACCATCTCCATGGCATCAGAGACATCTGTGTACGTGACCTGGATCCCCCGTGGGAATGGCGGGTTCCCCATCCAGTCTTTCCGTGTGGAATATAAGAAATTGAAAAAGTTGGGAGACTGGGTCCTGGCTACCAGTGACATTCCTCCCTCTCGCCTCTCTGTGGAAATCCCAGGCCTGGAGAAAG GCACATCCTATAAATTCCGTGTCCGGGCACTGAACATCCTGGGAGAGAGCGAGCCCAGCGCGGCATCTCGGCCATACGTGGTGTCTGGGTACAGCAACCGAGTCTATGAGCGCCCTGTGGCTGGGCCATACATCACCTTCACAGATGCCATCAATGAGACCACCATCATGCTGAAGTGGATG TATATCCCAGCCAGCAACAACAACACTCCCATCCATGGTTTTTACATCTACTACCGCCCCACTGACAGTGACAATGACAGCGACTACAAGAAGGATGTAGTGGAAG GAGACCGCTACTGGCACTCCATCAGCcacctgcagccagagacctcgtATGACATTAAGATGCAGTGCTTCAATGAGGGTGGCGAAAGCGAGTTCAGCAATGTGATGATCTGTGAAACCAAAG CTCGGAAGTCTCTTGGTCTGCCAGGTCGTCTTCCACCCTCCACAGtgcccccccagcagcatcccccacTCAGTGGTGGCCACAGCGGCCTTGGGACAGGAGCCATGGTGGCCCGTTCCAGCGACTTGCCATACTTGATTGTAGGCGTTGTGCTGGGCTCTATCGTACTCCTCATCGTGGCTTTCATCCCTTTTTGCCTGTGGAGAGCCTGGTCCAAGCAGA AGCAAACCATTGACATGGGCttcccaggagctgggctgctggtATCATCCTGCCAGTACACCATGGTGCCTCTGAGGGGCATCTCTGCTCCTCGTGCCAATGGACATCCCTATGTTAATGGGCAGCCCTACGCTAACGGGGCACATCTGAATGGCATCTGCCCCTCTGCAGGAGTGGGCTATGCAAGCACCAAGCCTCGCGATTACAGTCCAGATGAAGTGCCACAG tcACACGAGGAGACCAACGCCTTGCTGCAGGCGAGAGTGCTGCAGAACGGGAATGCCCAGCAAGACTACCAGCCCTCCAG ATTGCCCAACTCAAGAACAGAGGACAGCTCTTTCCTCTACAGTCTCCCTGATGACTCCACTCACCAGCTTCTTCAGCCACAAGATGACTGTCCTCACCTTCAAGAGCACTTTGTTGGCCTCCATCATCCAGTGATGGGCAGCAAAGTGGGAGGCCCCAGCCTGGATGTTCGACGGGATCCCCTGTTCCACCAAG gaaGCCCTTGCTGCCTAGGCCTAGTGCCAGTTGAAGAGGTAGAAAGACTAGATTGCTGCCAGTCCAGAGGAGATCTCCATCCCCAGAACCCAGTGATCACATCTTTGGGTCACAACCTACCAAGACATTTGAACGGCAGCCCGCCACCACTGAGGCCCTTAGAGACTCATTCTCCCACCAGCTAG